A section of the Fusarium falciforme chromosome 8, complete sequence genome encodes:
- a CDS encoding Fungal-trans domain-containing protein has protein sequence MTSTVESVPSDSPSGRVPGQVCDRCRRRKIRCHGQDNDCSPCLQAGVVCVTTAKLKRNRKRKSFYEAEGIEQRRQTPPGHSQHPAEASTPISQNVVPSQSITLQQTNQALSLPVITNTPGHSSIMTRTQPVTIKSANEPVIGHMGRLVADDRQASMFGGSTTGVHFISQAEQQLQLLQMHKDAFPSCAYGLYLHSPWGSSVQNPLTPAVSDLVRQLPPNTVEIIEVTINRWTPLYPIVHKSSTIDAMQRLLGFYEATSSSIIILYQILGLLALGTIGQRGDCTQQHHHFICQSERFYTMATALLDRVIDQPSLQSLQGLVIMQIYLQLSGRYSTASHISGVATRLAQTLGLHRHSHRFKFDPLETELRRRTWWCQYSLDAFSSAYHGMPRLIRDQDVDTDLPTSVDHDLLSRTHVEFPLPGERSQVDTAISLFKLARIIGRTLEDLYTTTRRRGGVSKIAHLQAELNMWERVVLEPEMDPELATPVVNMSLEAIFLRVAHCVATIHVHRPALSFTVADAQFVPSLKACGQASATLVRLLSAGLAMMGADSQGAEYPASDWPESLLVTLLYPNGIHMLWQSGLTILFAGWKGYPVTVDQDESLIQSCIETLQQLHTHTDDVGNHVAQCAEVLDLLRRKIFSDLQVPPDLEQLQWNVWDWPMASALELANMLDTAPLDLDLNPERWL, from the exons ATGACCTCGACCGTTGAAAGTGTTCCTTCGGATTCGCCTTCTGGCAGAGTTCCGGGTCAAGTATG TGACCGATGTCGGCG GAGAAAGATTAGATGCCATGGTCAAGACAATGAT TGCTCTCCCTGCCTTCAAGCAGGTGTTGTCTGCGTAACTACAGCCAAGCTGAAAAGGAATAGGAAACGGAAAAG CTTTTACGAAGCCGAGGGCATTGAGCAGCGTCGCCAGACACCCCCAGGCCATTCTCAACATCCTGCAGAGGCTTCGACCCCTATATCTCAAAATGTCGTCCCATCACAATCTATTACACTCCAGCAGACGAACCAAGCGCTGTCCCTGCCTGTTATAACCAACACTCCAGGGCACAGTAGCATAATGACCAGAACCCAGCCCGTCACGATAAAGTCAGCAAACGAGCCTGTGATCGGTCACATGGGGCGCCTTGTGGCAGATGATCGACAAGCTTCCATGTTTGGTGGCTCAACTACAGGCGTCCACTTCATCAGCCAGGCCGAGCAGCAGCTTCAACTTCTCCAGATGCACAAGGATGCATTCCCCAGCTGCGCTTACGGCTTATATCTACACAGTCCCTGGGGCTCTTCGGTTCAGAACCCTCTCACACCTGCAGTCTCGGACTTGGTCCGACAACTACCGCCAAACACGGTGGAGATTATAGAGGTTACCATTAACAGGTGGACGCCGCTGTATCCCATTGTTCACAAGTCATCAACGATAGATGCTATGCAGAGGCTACTTGGTTTTTACGAAGCCACCAGTTCTAGCATTATCATCCTGTATCAAATTCTTGGGCTGCTTGCCCTTGGAACAATTGGCCAGAGGGGAGACTGCACTCAACAGCACCATCACTTCATATGCCAGTCTGAGCGCTTCTACACCATGGCCACGGCTTTGCTAGACAGGGTGATTGATCAACCAAGTCTTCAAAGCCTACAGGGACTCGTCATCATGCAGATATACCTCCAACTATCTGGGCGCTATTCCACAGCCTCTCACATATCAGGGGTAGCAACGCGCTTGGCTCAGACTCTAGGTCTCCACCGCCATTCACATCGCTTCAAGTTTGATCCCCTCGAGACGGAACTGAGAAGACGGACTTGGTGGTGCCAATACTCACTAGACGC ATTCTCGAGTGCCTATCATGGCATGCCTCGATTAATACGCGACCAAGATGTCGACACAGATCTTCCCACAAGTGTAGACCATGACCTTCTGTCACGAACACATGTCGAGTTTCCTCTGCCGGGAGAGAGGTCACAAGTTGATACCGCCATCAGCCTGTTCAAGCTCGCCCGCATCATCGGACGGACGCTTGAGGATCTCTACACCACTACCCGTCGCCGTGGCGGAGTGTCAAAGATCGCCCATCTGCAAGCCGAACTCAATATGTGGGAGAGGGTAGTCCTCGAGCCTGAGATGGACCCTGAACTGGCCACGCCGGTCGTCAACATGTCGCTCGAGGCAATATTCCTGAGGGTCGCGCACTGCGTCGCAACAATCCATGTTCATCGACCAGCTCTCTCTTTCACTGTCGCTGATGCGCAGTTTGTCCCATCACTCAAAGCCTGTGGTCAAGCTTCCGCCACCCTCGTTAGGCTATTGTCGGCTGGTCTAGCCATGATGGGAGCCGACAGCCAAGGTGCAGAGTATCCTGCTAGCGACTGGCCAGAAAGTCTTCTTGTGACGCTTCTCTACCCCAACGGAATACACATGCTCTGGCAATCAGGCTTAACGATACTCTTCGCTGGTTGGAAAGGGTATCCCGTGACAGTCGACCAGGACGAGAGCCTTATACAGTCGTGCATCGAGACGCTGCAACAGCTCCATACACACACGGATGATGTCGGGAACCATGTGGCTCAGTGTGCCGAAGTACTCGACTTGCTTCGCAGAAAGATATTCTCAGATCTTCAAGTGCCGCCTGATCTCGAGCAACTTCAGTGGAACGTATGGGATTGGCCGATGGCGTCTGCATTGGAACTTGCGAATATGTTGGATACGGCCCCGTTGGATTTAGACTTGAACCCAGAGAGATGGTTATAG